In Petrotoga sp. 9PWA.NaAc.5.4, the genomic window ATTACTTCTCCCTCTATTGGCTCTATCTCACCCATTATGATTTTAAGCAAGGTGGTTTTACCTGAACCATTTTTACCTATCAAACCTATTTTATCCATGGAGTTTATTTCCAAATTAACATCATAAAATAAGAAAAAATCTCCGTAGTTATGTGAAACATTGTCTAATCTTAAGATCATCTTCGTTCATCCTTAATAGCAAAATTAATATTATCTTTTAAGAAGGATTCGCCAAAACATAAGAATATATATCTTCTAAGGTCGGTCTTATTTTTTTTATAGATGCTTGAAAACTTTCTAATTTAAAATTGGAATTTTTAGAATCTACAACAATTTTTTCATGAGATATGGGTTTTATAGCTAAAACATCGTTATGATCTTTAAGATATGCCATTAAATTTTCATAATCTTCTTTTTTACAGTTAATTTCATATATATTTATAATAGAATCAAATCTATTGTAAACGTTGTCAATATTATCTTTTATAACCAATTTACCTTCTATTATTATTCCTATATTTGTTGCAAGTTGTTCTACTTCCCACAAATGGTGGGACGTTATTACTATCGTAGTTCCTTTATTAATATTTTCATTTATTATATATCTTCTTATGAATCTTGAAGACTCAACATCTATAGCATTTGTGGGTTCATCTAAGAGAAGAATCTCAGGGGATTTTAATAATGCTCTTGCTACATTTAATTTCTGCTTATTCCCAGAAGATAAGTGTTTTGTTAATTTATTTCGATACTTATTCAATCCAAAAGTATTTAGAAATTCCTCAATTTTAGCTTCAGCATTTTCAACCTGGGCTGCAATTGAAAAAACTTTTAAATTCTCGTATGGTGTTAAATCATCTTCTAAAACAGAATAGTCTGAAACAAGAGAAATTATCTTTCTTATAAACGTTTTGTTTTTAGAGATATCGGTTCCAAATATCGCTACTTTACCAGAAGTTGGATACAATAATGTAGAAATCATTTTCATTATTGTTGATTTGCCTGCACCATTTGGCCCAATAAGGCCAAATATTTCTCCCTTATTAATTTGTAAACTTACATTGTCTACAGCTACAGTTTTACCAAATCTTTTTGTAACATCTTTTATTTCTATAGCTACTTTATTATATTCATGTGATTTCATATTTTTTTTCTTTCCTTACTCTCCTTTCAAAATCTCTTTCTGCTATTTTTTCACGTTTATCATATTTTTTAAGACCTTTAGCCAACGCTATCTTAACTTTAATAATTCCTCTATCATTCACATAAAATTCTAAAGGTATTATGGTTAACCCTTCTTTTTTAACTTTTGTGTTCAAACGTATAATTTCTCTTTTATGTAATAATAACTTTCTTGGACTTTCAGGATCATGATTAAAAACACTCCCACTTGAATAAGGACTAATATGCACATTATATAATATAAGCTCTCCACGTTCTACTTTACAAAAACTATCTTTAAAGCTTATCTTACCTTCTTTGGCAGACTTTACCTCTGTACCTTTTAAGGAAATTCCTGCTTCTATGGTTTCTAATATCTCATAATCGTGAAAAGCTTTTTTATTTCTCGCTAATATTTTCATTCATACACCTCAATAATACTTAAGGATTTCTTATTTTATCTACCTCATCTTTCTCATCAGAAATAAGGTTTAATTCTGAAAGAGAAAAATCTTTACCTTTCCTTTTTTTATTTATAGCATCTAAAATAATCTTTGCTCTTCTTTTCCCAATTCCCGAAATATCTGTTAATTCATCATAAGTTGCTTTCATTAATTCCGGCAATGTTTTAAAGTTCTCAATCACATTTTTAATTGCTATTGATGGTAACTTAGTGGAATAAAGTATTCGATAACCCCTCGAAGTAAGTTTTTCTTCTTCTAATTCATCCTCTGAAGCAATATCATAGCCTAAAACCTTAGCTATCTCTAAAGGCTTTACCAAAGTATCTATGCTATAATTGTTGAAAATATCTACGGCTTCTTCTGGTCGCTGACATTTTATATTTTCTGAACTATAATCCATTATTATTGCTCCAACCAATTTAGGCATCGATCTTAGAATTTCTTCATGCTCGATTTTTGCGCTACCTGCTATTTCTCCAAGTTCTAACAAATATTTTTCAGCTCTTTGGGTAATCTTTATTGTTAATAAACCCTTAGACAAAGTTTCAACCACATAATCTAAAGAAACTTCTCCTTTTGCTTCTTCTAAATTTAAATATTCAACCAAGCTCATAAAATTTTGCCTATACCTTTGAGCAATTGTTATTTCCTGATTTAATCTTGCAAATAGAACATTTTCGGGTAACAATTCGTGTTTAATTTTATCATAATAAGCAGAAATTACATTTCTTCTTTTGGAGATGGCAACTGCCAAATCCCCCGTTTGAACTGAAATTTTTTCAGCAGTTTTATGCCTCATCCCTGTTTCAGAACTGCTGATAGTTTCATCAGGATTCAGCAAAGCATTAGCATATAAAATCTTCGTTCCATCAACATTAAGAATAATAGCCCCATCCATTTTGGAAAGTTCATATACTTTTTCTGGTAAAAATTCGCAATCAATTTTAAAGCCCAAATGAATCAAGCCTTTTTTCAAATGATCTTCGGCATCAGAAGAAAAAAATAATAAAGCTCCTAAATTTGCTTCTAAAATTCTATCTATTCCACTTCTAACAGGTTTGCCCGGAGCTAATATACTGAAAATTTTTTCAAGCTTCTCATCCAAAATTATCTTTCCCCCTTTCTAAATAATTTTATCAAATCTTTAACGTTTTCGGCAAATAATATTTTATCATTTTTAAAAATCTTGTTATTGGGAATAATAATAACCTCTACCCCCAATTTTAAAGCTATATCCACGCGCTTTTCCAAAAGGGATATACCTCTTACATTACCATCAAGCCCTATCTCTCCTAAAGCCACAGAAGTAAAATTAGGAGGTTCATCAAAGACTGACGAAATTAAAGACAGCGCTACTGCAAGATCAATTGAACTATCAGATATTTTTAAACCACCTGACGTATTAACAAAAATATCTTTACTATCCACAGGTAATTTTAACTTTTTAGAAAGAACCGCTATAACCATTAAAAGTCTATCCATAGGAATTCCTGAGGTAACTCTTCGAGGAGAACCATATACAGGATTACTAACTAAAGCTTGAATTTCAATAGGTAAAAATCTATGTCCTACCTTCGCAATTGTTAGAGAATTACCAGGTTCATTCGAATATTCGGAAAGAAAATATGAAGTTAAATTTTCTATGGGTTTTAAACCCTTTTCAGTAATTTCTAATAACACCAATTCATCAGTTGGACCAAATCTATTTTTTGTTACCTTTAGAAGCCTTAATCCAGAACTTTTCTCCAAATCCAACTGTAAAACACAATCAACCATGTGTTCTAATACTTTTGGACCAGCTATAGCCCCTTCTTTATTTACATGACTTATCATTATAACAGTAACGTTTTTTTTCTTGGCAAAATCTACAATCATCCTCGCCGATTCGCGCACTTGCATAATACTACCAGGCACTGAATCTATACTTTCACTTTTTAAAGTTTGTATAGAATCTATCAATACAATAGTTGGATCTTTATTTATATTATTAATGGATTTTAAAATCTTTTCAACATTACTCTCAAATATTAAACCAATATTTTTATCTTTTATTCCCAGTCTCCTAAATCGTTGTAATACTTGTTCAGTAGATTCTTCACCAGAAACGTACAATACGAACCCTTCAGATGTCTCAAAAGAGTTTGCTAATTGACTTAAAAGAGTACTTTTTCCTATTCCAGGTTCTCCACTTAAAAGATAAACACCACCTTTAACTATTCCGCCATTTAATGCTTCATTTATATCTTTCATTTTCAAAGAAATCTTTTCAGGTAAATCAATACTTTGATCTATATAAATTATTTGCTTATTTTCATCATTTGAACTATCAA contains:
- a CDS encoding ABC transporter ATP-binding protein, with amino-acid sequence MKSHEYNKVAIEIKDVTKRFGKTVAVDNVSLQINKGEIFGLIGPNGAGKSTIMKMISTLLYPTSGKVAIFGTDISKNKTFIRKIISLVSDYSVLEDDLTPYENLKVFSIAAQVENAEAKIEEFLNTFGLNKYRNKLTKHLSSGNKQKLNVARALLKSPEILLLDEPTNAIDVESSRFIRRYIINENINKGTTIVITSHHLWEVEQLATNIGIIIEGKLVIKDNIDNVYNRFDSIINIYEINCKKEDYENLMAYLKDHNDVLAIKPISHEKIVVDSKNSNFKLESFQASIKKIRPTLEDIYSYVLANPS
- the smpB gene encoding SsrA-binding protein SmpB, encoding MKILARNKKAFHDYEILETIEAGISLKGTEVKSAKEGKISFKDSFCKVERGELILYNVHISPYSSGSVFNHDPESPRKLLLHKREIIRLNTKVKKEGLTIIPLEFYVNDRGIIKVKIALAKGLKKYDKREKIAERDFERRVRKEKKYEIT
- the disA gene encoding DNA integrity scanning diadenylate cyclase DisA translates to MDEKLEKIFSILAPGKPVRSGIDRILEANLGALLFFSSDAEDHLKKGLIHLGFKIDCEFLPEKVYELSKMDGAIILNVDGTKILYANALLNPDETISSSETGMRHKTAEKISVQTGDLAVAISKRRNVISAYYDKIKHELLPENVLFARLNQEITIAQRYRQNFMSLVEYLNLEEAKGEVSLDYVVETLSKGLLTIKITQRAEKYLLELGEIAGSAKIEHEEILRSMPKLVGAIIMDYSSENIKCQRPEEAVDIFNNYSIDTLVKPLEIAKVLGYDIASEDELEEEKLTSRGYRILYSTKLPSIAIKNVIENFKTLPELMKATYDELTDISGIGKRRAKIILDAINKKRKGKDFSLSELNLISDEKDEVDKIRNP
- the radA gene encoding DNA repair protein RadA; amino-acid sequence: MRKPEKYYICNNCGYESDKWFAKCPVCNELESAVEYTADIAFDSSNDENKQIIYIDQSIDLPEKISLKMKDINEALNGGIVKGGVYLLSGEPGIGKSTLLSQLANSFETSEGFVLYVSGEESTEQVLQRFRRLGIKDKNIGLIFESNVEKILKSINNINKDPTIVLIDSIQTLKSESIDSVPGSIMQVRESARMIVDFAKKKNVTVIMISHVNKEGAIAGPKVLEHMVDCVLQLDLEKSSGLRLLKVTKNRFGPTDELVLLEITEKGLKPIENLTSYFLSEYSNEPGNSLTIAKVGHRFLPIEIQALVSNPVYGSPRRVTSGIPMDRLLMVIAVLSKKLKLPVDSKDIFVNTSGGLKISDSSIDLAVALSLISSVFDEPPNFTSVALGEIGLDGNVRGISLLEKRVDIALKLGVEVIIIPNNKIFKNDKILFAENVKDLIKLFRKGER